The window GGTCCGTTCGAGGGACTCACCTCGGAGGCCGCCATGGATGCGATTGCCGACTGGCTGTCCGAGCGGGACCTCGGCGGAAAGGAGATTCACTACCGGCTGCGGGACTGGGGCGTGTCCAGGCAGCGCTACTGGGGGTGTCCGGTGCCCGTGGTCAGGACGGCGGACGGCGCCATCGGCCCGGCCCCGGAACTGCCTGTCACCTTGCCCGAGGACGTCACGGTGGACGGTTCGGTCTCGCCACTGGCGAAGATGGTTGCATTCTTCGATCTGGGTGGTGGAACCGTGCGGGAGACCGATACCTTCGATACCTTCTTCGAATCCTCGTGGTACTACGCGCGCTATTGTTCCCACGATTGCGACACGGCGATGCTGGACGACCGGGCCCGGTACTGGCTGCCGGTCGACCAGTACGTGGGGGGAATCGAGCATGCGGTACTCCACCTGCTTTATGCAAGGTTCTTCAACCGGCTGATGCGTGACGAGGGGCTGGTCGATTGCGACGAGCCGTTTACCCGGCTGCTGACCCAGGGAATGGTGGTCGCCGAGACCTATTACCGCGAAGACAACGACGGCAAGCGCCACTGGTTCAACCCGGCGGAGGTCGAGGTCGAACGCGACGAGCGCGGGCGGGTCGTCTCCGCGATCCTGTCCGAAGACGGACAACCCGTGTCACCGGGTGGCGTGGAGAAGATGTCAAAATCGAAGAACAATGGTGCCGATCCCCAGACCCTGATCGATCGGTACGGCGCGGATACCGTTCGGCTCTATACCATGTTTACCGCGCCGCCGGACCAGTCCCTGGAGTGGTCCGACGAGGGGGTCGAGGGGGCGAATCGCTTTCTCAGGCGCTTGTGGGCCCTCGCGCGACGCCACGACGCCGGTGACCCTGCGGATTCGGGCAGCCACAGCCCGGGTGAAGCTCAGAAAGCGGCCCGCCGGGAGGTCCACGCCGCGCTGAAAAAGGCGCGCTACGACTTCGAGCGGCACCAGTTCAACACCGTGGTGTCCGCGTGCATGACCATGGTGAACACGCTCTACAAGCTCGGGGACACGGGGCCTGACCGTACGGTCCTGCGAGAGGGGCTGGGCATCGTGCTGCGCCTGCTGGGTCCTATCGCGCCCCACGTCACTCATCATCTCTGGCGGGAACTTGGATTCGGTAACGACATCCTCGACGCGGGCT is drawn from Gammaproteobacteria bacterium and contains these coding sequences:
- a CDS encoding class I tRNA ligase family protein → DWEFAEKYGIPKRQVVYAADGSDGGIETGAWTGRGVLKDSGPFEGLTSEAAMDAIADWLSERDLGGKEIHYRLRDWGVSRQRYWGCPVPVVRTADGAIGPAPELPVTLPEDVTVDGSVSPLAKMVAFFDLGGGTVRETDTFDTFFESSWYYARYCSHDCDTAMLDDRARYWLPVDQYVGGIEHAVLHLLYARFFNRLMRDEGLVDCDEPFTRLLTQGMVVAETYYREDNDGKRHWFNPAEVEVERDERGRVVSAILSEDGQPVSPGGVEKMSKSKNNGADPQTLIDRYGADTVRLYTMFTAPPDQSLEWSDEGVEGANRFLRRLWALARRHDAGDPADSGSHSPGEAQKAARREVHAALKKARYDFERHQFNTVVSACMTMVNTLYKLGDTGPDRTVLREGLGIVLRLLGPIAPHVTHHLWRELGFGNDILDAGWPQTDEEALRQDSVEYVVQVNGKVRGKVSVDAGADPEAVEAAACGSENVLRFLAEKSVRKVIVVPGRLVNIVAT